In the genome of Pelobacter seleniigenes DSM 18267, one region contains:
- a CDS encoding PD40 domain-containing protein: MSRFAFCTIILLFLAACGGSGSSDSGPDPADTPDNSYSTTDLRSKELVNPAAYIPAQCFTVTQPEEGGPTYNPCYSCHTASIPPNYVNDQDLQLEYSFPAALLENPWSNLFIDRSAAVAAISDAEILNYIRTDNYQDDQGQILLAEKLNNLAPDWDFDEDGQWDGYIPDCRFNFDEQGFDQNGSAYTGWRAFAYASFPSTFWPTNGSVNDVLIRLGDSFQQNADGDFDLTIYKINLAIVEALVTRRDVLLASPINEADYGIDLDRDGSLGTALQVTFAWSPTEGREMNYVGRAESERENGTLHLAAGLFPEGTQFLHTVRYVDIDDETGAVKLAPRIKELRYAIKRTWQTYSELLQAALEEAKENHDFPDRTRQLIGNVEQGINNDQGWLYQGFIEDANGELRPQTYEETAFCIGCHSGIGATVDGIFSFPRKLTADRTERQGWYHWSQLNRQGTKEPLLAINNAGVQFEYSFYLRYNQAGDEFRNNTEVITKFFPAGSIDSDQLQKLHDDVSLLLYPSRERALTMAKAYKSIVAEQSYIYGRDATVTAPANVHKTLREDQATGITAATNKGAFHTALGPVRTLSYADAIVAGSPTMETLTGGHGSTPDSTRYQIDANGLIHPATYSLAGVDFGFSFPERLTLPTRQLIPNGDNPSCYRCHRLPAPMPTGHPATDPAVVLPDSSGNEIYPLTQLTSDNAIDNMPVASPDGHLLSWISTRSGNDQLWLMATDGSNQRRLAPTTGIQGWQQFSPDGQQIAFWEYDPATTTHKLQMTDLTGHLTTLDSSSGAIERPVFTPDGSHIAYAKQSAGNWDIWLIAVDGSASYRLTSAEDMETSPWFNADGVMAYKVAPSGDYGLTVERFMTFENGYNAPHSYAWDGPHSVQLSDMNSDNGLIALTAEALSDTSGKERISYLAVIADLRLEDGTATAANPRLISKSATLGDRGIRFSPTGDRALFWSFNQDGRAGLWLYDLATASSRQLTRTGFDFEPAWAADGNSLFFTSTRGGGQYNIWRLDL; this comes from the coding sequence ATGAGCAGATTCGCCTTCTGCACTATCATCCTATTGTTCCTGGCGGCCTGTGGCGGTTCCGGCAGTTCCGATTCCGGACCGGACCCGGCTGACACCCCTGACAACAGCTACAGCACCACCGACCTGCGCAGCAAGGAGCTGGTCAATCCGGCCGCTTATATCCCGGCCCAGTGCTTCACCGTCACTCAACCTGAGGAGGGGGGGCCGACCTACAATCCTTGTTACAGTTGCCATACGGCATCCATCCCACCCAACTACGTGAATGATCAGGATCTTCAGTTGGAGTACAGCTTCCCGGCAGCATTGCTGGAGAATCCCTGGAGCAACCTGTTTATCGACCGCAGTGCAGCGGTCGCGGCTATCTCCGACGCGGAGATTCTCAACTACATCCGCACCGATAACTACCAGGATGACCAGGGGCAGATCCTCCTTGCTGAAAAACTTAACAATCTGGCTCCGGATTGGGACTTTGACGAGGACGGCCAGTGGGACGGTTACATCCCGGATTGCCGCTTCAACTTCGACGAACAGGGGTTTGATCAGAATGGCAGCGCCTATACCGGCTGGCGGGCGTTTGCCTACGCATCGTTCCCGAGCACCTTCTGGCCGACCAACGGTTCGGTCAATGATGTGCTGATCCGGCTTGGCGACAGTTTCCAGCAAAATGCGGACGGCGACTTCGATCTGACCATCTACAAAATCAATCTGGCGATTGTCGAAGCCCTGGTCACTCGCCGCGATGTCCTTCTGGCCAGTCCGATCAACGAAGCAGATTACGGCATCGACCTGGACCGCGACGGCAGTTTGGGAACCGCCCTCCAGGTCACCTTCGCCTGGTCGCCGACCGAAGGGCGGGAGATGAATTATGTGGGCAGGGCGGAAAGCGAACGGGAGAACGGCACGCTTCACCTGGCCGCCGGCCTGTTTCCGGAAGGCACCCAGTTCCTCCATACCGTTCGTTATGTGGATATCGACGATGAAACCGGCGCCGTCAAACTGGCGCCACGGATCAAAGAATTACGCTATGCCATAAAGCGAACCTGGCAGACCTACTCGGAGCTGCTCCAGGCAGCATTGGAAGAAGCCAAAGAGAACCACGACTTTCCCGATCGGACCCGACAGCTGATCGGTAACGTCGAACAGGGCATAAACAATGATCAGGGCTGGCTCTATCAGGGCTTCATCGAAGATGCAAACGGCGAACTCAGGCCGCAGACTTATGAAGAGACCGCTTTCTGCATCGGTTGCCACAGCGGCATCGGTGCCACGGTGGACGGAATCTTCTCCTTTCCGCGCAAACTGACGGCTGATCGCACGGAACGTCAGGGCTGGTACCATTGGAGCCAGCTCAACCGTCAGGGCACAAAGGAACCGCTGCTTGCCATCAATAATGCCGGCGTTCAGTTTGAGTACAGTTTCTACCTGCGTTACAACCAGGCCGGCGACGAGTTCCGTAACAACACAGAGGTCATTACCAAGTTCTTCCCGGCCGGCAGTATTGACAGCGACCAACTGCAAAAGCTGCATGACGACGTTTCGCTATTGCTCTATCCGTCCCGGGAACGTGCCCTGACCATGGCCAAGGCCTACAAGTCCATTGTCGCCGAACAAAGCTATATTTACGGCCGCGACGCCACGGTCACCGCGCCGGCCAATGTCCACAAAACGCTCCGCGAAGACCAAGCGACCGGTATCACAGCTGCCACCAACAAGGGGGCGTTCCACACCGCGCTCGGCCCGGTCCGGACCCTCAGCTATGCCGATGCTATTGTTGCCGGCAGCCCAACCATGGAGACCCTGACCGGCGGGCACGGTTCAACGCCGGACTCGACCCGGTATCAGATCGACGCAAACGGACTGATCCACCCGGCCACCTACAGCCTGGCCGGGGTCGATTTCGGCTTCAGTTTTCCTGAACGCCTGACCTTGCCGACCCGGCAACTGATTCCCAATGGCGACAACCCGTCCTGTTACCGCTGCCACCGGCTACCGGCACCCATGCCCACGGGGCATCCGGCTACCGATCCTGCGGTGGTCCTTCCGGACAGTTCCGGCAATGAGATCTATCCTCTCACCCAGTTGACCTCGGACAACGCCATAGACAATATGCCGGTGGCCAGCCCGGACGGCCACCTCCTTTCCTGGATCAGTACCCGCAGCGGCAACGACCAGCTCTGGCTGATGGCAACAGACGGCTCCAACCAGCGCCGTCTGGCCCCGACAACGGGAATCCAGGGTTGGCAACAATTCAGCCCTGACGGTCAGCAGATTGCCTTCTGGGAATATGACCCGGCAACCACGACGCATAAACTGCAAATGACCGACCTCACCGGCCACCTCACCACCCTGGACAGCAGCAGCGGCGCCATCGAGCGACCGGTCTTTACCCCCGATGGCAGCCATATCGCTTATGCCAAACAGAGCGCTGGCAATTGGGACATCTGGCTCATCGCTGTAGACGGCAGCGCCAGCTACCGGCTGACCAGCGCCGAGGACATGGAGACCAGCCCCTGGTTCAATGCTGACGGGGTGATGGCTTACAAAGTCGCGCCAAGCGGGGACTATGGTCTCACTGTCGAACGCTTCATGACCTTTGAAAACGGCTATAACGCCCCCCATAGCTATGCCTGGGACGGTCCCCATTCGGTCCAGCTCAGCGATATGAACAGTGATAATGGCTTGATCGCCTTGACCGCAGAAGCGCTCAGCGACACCAGCGGCAAGGAACGAATCAGCTATCTGGCGGTGATCGCGGACCTGCGTTTGGAGGACGGAACGGCAACCGCCGCAAACCCGCGGCTGATTTCCAAATCGGCCACTCTTGGCGACCGTGGTATCCGGTTCTCTCCAACTGGCGACCGGGCTCTGTTCTGGTCGTTCAACCAGGATGGCCGAGCCGGGCTCTGGCTCTACGACCTCGCCACGGCTAGCAGCCGGCAGCTCACCCGCACAGGGTTTGACTTCGAACCGGCCTGGGCCGCTGACGGCAATAGCCTGTTCTTCACCTCGACCCGGGGCGGTGGCCAATACAATATCTGGCGACTCGATTTATAA
- a CDS encoding hybrid sensor histidine kinase/response regulator has protein sequence MNESGQKNLAIRYWSICGLICLLQIIIIWYSISLVHNAQIKDVSTKTETYISFLQDLIQEKLQEKNYSSAAALVQSWGRQQSDYVSSISLTMANGFLLGDYRSKEPSPFQKRFTRTIPYSYDGAAKLVIVVDLGRVRNHTRNLEYLFGSSAALFCLLLVFLTQLLIRKNRLALELARHSQELTESVTELKKEVAARQKAEAALTESEEKYRSLMNHQSDAIILHQFEDEGFATFSEVNHRATELYGYDYEQMLEMRLSDIVCEEDLKRHLAEGRKEELRKVGRIFVETRHVKKSGEIFPAEVHSAVIPWNSRDYILSTVRDITERKRMQERQVQLEQQMLHAQKLESLGVLAGGIAHDFNNILMVILGHGDLAQMKLTHESPAFEHLVQIKQAARKAADLANQMLAYSGKGKFLAEPLDLGHLIREMEYMLSVSISKKAVLRYELNNNLPTIEADPTQIQQIIMNLVINASDAIGDRSGIIAISTGYMECDRNYLSETWLDENLTEGYYVYIEVADTGCGMSKETISRIFDPFFTTKFTGRGLGMSSVIGIVRGHRGAIKIYSEPGQGTTIKVLFPASEKLSLSVSELDLGDQLTLNGKVLLVDDEETMRSLGKSMLELFGLEVITAENGREAVSIYEQLQDEILFVLMDLTMPHMDGGEAFREMRRSNPAVKVIMSSGYNEQEISQKFIGKGLAAFLQKPFQIATLQATIQKVLKSG, from the coding sequence ATGAATGAGTCTGGACAAAAAAATCTAGCCATCCGTTACTGGTCTATCTGCGGTCTGATCTGCCTGCTGCAGATTATTATCATCTGGTACAGTATTTCTTTGGTTCATAACGCACAAATCAAAGACGTTTCAACCAAGACGGAAACCTATATTTCTTTTTTACAGGATCTGATCCAGGAAAAACTTCAGGAAAAGAACTACTCTTCTGCTGCGGCACTGGTGCAATCATGGGGTCGTCAGCAGTCCGACTATGTCAGCTCAATCAGCCTGACCATGGCCAACGGCTTCCTGCTGGGCGACTACCGTTCCAAAGAGCCATCTCCCTTCCAAAAGCGCTTTACCAGAACAATTCCATACTCTTATGACGGTGCAGCCAAATTGGTTATCGTTGTTGACCTGGGTCGGGTCCGCAACCATACCCGGAACCTGGAATATCTTTTCGGTAGCAGCGCGGCCCTGTTCTGCCTGTTGCTGGTTTTTCTGACCCAACTGCTGATTCGCAAAAACAGGCTCGCCCTTGAATTGGCCAGACACTCGCAAGAGCTGACCGAATCGGTCACCGAGCTGAAAAAAGAGGTGGCTGCCCGCCAGAAAGCGGAAGCGGCCCTGACCGAAAGTGAAGAAAAATACCGCTCTCTGATGAATCATCAGAGTGACGCCATCATCCTCCATCAATTTGAAGATGAAGGGTTCGCCACATTCAGCGAGGTCAATCATCGGGCCACCGAGCTGTACGGTTACGATTACGAGCAGATGCTGGAGATGAGACTTTCGGATATTGTCTGCGAAGAGGACCTCAAACGCCATCTGGCGGAAGGGCGCAAGGAAGAACTGCGCAAGGTTGGCCGAATCTTTGTCGAAACCCGGCACGTCAAGAAATCGGGGGAGATCTTCCCCGCCGAAGTCCATTCCGCGGTCATCCCCTGGAACAGCAGGGACTACATTCTGTCCACAGTGCGGGACATTACCGAACGCAAAAGAATGCAGGAACGCCAGGTGCAGCTTGAACAACAGATGCTGCATGCACAGAAACTCGAAAGCCTTGGCGTTCTGGCCGGCGGAATCGCCCATGATTTCAACAACATTCTGATGGTCATTCTCGGCCATGGCGATCTGGCGCAGATGAAACTGACCCATGAATCGCCGGCGTTTGAACATCTGGTACAGATCAAACAGGCCGCGCGCAAAGCTGCCGACCTTGCCAACCAGATGCTCGCCTACTCGGGTAAGGGAAAATTTCTGGCGGAACCGCTGGACCTGGGGCATCTGATCCGGGAAATGGAGTATATGCTCTCGGTTTCCATTTCCAAAAAAGCCGTGCTGCGCTATGAACTGAACAATAATCTCCCCACCATCGAAGCCGATCCGACCCAGATTCAGCAGATCATCATGAATCTGGTCATCAACGCTTCCGACGCCATCGGAGACAGGAGCGGAATCATTGCCATATCCACCGGTTATATGGAATGCGACCGGAATTATCTGAGTGAAACCTGGCTCGACGAAAACCTGACTGAGGGATATTACGTTTACATCGAAGTCGCCGATACCGGCTGCGGCATGAGCAAGGAAACCATTTCGCGGATCTTCGATCCCTTCTTTACCACCAAATTTACCGGCCGCGGCCTCGGCATGTCTTCGGTGATCGGTATCGTCCGCGGCCATCGGGGAGCAATTAAAATCTACAGCGAACCGGGCCAGGGGACCACTATCAAGGTGCTGTTCCCGGCTTCGGAAAAACTCAGCCTGAGCGTCAGTGAGCTGGACCTGGGCGACCAGCTGACCTTAAATGGAAAAGTACTGCTGGTGGATGACGAAGAAACCATGCGCAGCCTGGGCAAGAGCATGCTGGAGCTGTTCGGCCTGGAGGTCATCACCGCGGAGAATGGCCGGGAAGCGGTCAGTATCTACGAACAGCTCCAGGATGAGATCCTCTTTGTACTGATGGATTTGACCATGCCGCATATGGACGGCGGCGAAGCATTCCGCGAGATGCGCCGCAGCAACCCCGCCGTCAAGGTCATTATGAGCAGTGGCTATAACGAACAGGAAATCTCGCAAAAATTCATCGGCAAAGGCCTGGCCGCCTTTTTACAAAAACCTTTCCAGATTGCCACGCTGCAGGCCACCATTCAGAAGGTGCTGAAATCAGGGTGA
- the ngg gene encoding N-acetylglutaminylglutamine synthetase, translating to MTDKHQKNHRLQRMKSPTAGNWGEPNATEQDKLPVNAEIDCGWGRLIFAHTFKTPEPLAETLRRERSGRRDIALYVHNPHVILALAPQELFLDPSDTYRLWLSYYRPAQKQHKGFSVRRLRTQEDAAAINQIYASRQMVPVPDQFVWKHRSSRILSYLVAEDNKSGEIIGTATGIDHSNAFSDPENGSSLWCLAVAPQCPHPGVGLALTDYLAGHFQARGRNFMDLSVLNENEQAVALYKKMGFQRIPTFCLKRKNEINEPLFTGPDPAARVNPYARIIINEARRRGIIATVEDAENGFFTLSHGGRIIHCRESLSDLTSAVAMSRCDDKQVTTRLLRNAGLATPRQQTADSPAANATFLNQCSRLVVKPARGEQGKGVFVNLDSPAAVETAVAADRELCDKVLLEEFHQGEDLRVIVIDGQVVAAAVRRPPFVIGTGQHSIRTLIEKQSRRRKAATQGESSIPLDEETERCLADAGFGLDDILPAEIRLKVRGAANLHTGGTIHDVTAELHPKLKTAAETAAAALQIPVVGLDFIVPDVSGPEYVIIEANERPGLANHEPQPTAERFVDLLFPQTSIRPGSGDP from the coding sequence ATGACTGACAAGCATCAGAAGAACCATCGCCTGCAACGCATGAAGTCACCGACTGCGGGGAACTGGGGCGAACCGAATGCCACCGAACAGGACAAACTACCGGTCAACGCGGAAATCGACTGTGGCTGGGGGCGATTGATTTTCGCCCATACCTTTAAAACTCCCGAGCCCCTGGCCGAGACCTTACGCCGGGAGCGGTCCGGCCGCCGGGATATCGCCCTCTATGTGCATAATCCGCATGTGATTCTGGCCCTGGCCCCACAGGAGCTGTTCCTTGATCCGTCAGATACCTATCGCCTGTGGCTGAGTTATTACCGACCAGCGCAGAAGCAGCATAAAGGCTTCAGCGTGCGGCGGCTGCGGACCCAAGAAGATGCCGCGGCCATCAACCAGATTTACGCCTCCCGGCAGATGGTCCCGGTGCCGGACCAATTCGTCTGGAAACACCGCAGCAGCCGTATCCTCAGCTATCTGGTTGCAGAAGATAACAAAAGCGGTGAGATTATCGGTACTGCCACCGGAATCGACCACAGCAACGCCTTCAGCGATCCGGAAAACGGGTCCAGCCTCTGGTGCTTGGCCGTAGCCCCGCAGTGTCCTCACCCTGGCGTCGGCCTGGCGCTGACGGACTATCTGGCCGGCCATTTCCAGGCCAGGGGCCGTAATTTCATGGACTTATCGGTCCTCAATGAAAACGAACAAGCGGTCGCCCTGTACAAAAAAATGGGCTTCCAGAGAATTCCCACCTTCTGCCTGAAGCGCAAGAACGAGATCAATGAACCGCTCTTTACCGGTCCGGACCCGGCCGCCCGGGTCAATCCTTATGCCCGTATCATTATCAATGAAGCTCGCCGGCGCGGCATCATCGCCACGGTTGAGGATGCCGAAAACGGTTTTTTCACCCTCTCCCACGGCGGCCGGATCATTCACTGCCGGGAATCCTTGAGCGACCTGACCTCAGCAGTGGCCATGAGTCGCTGCGACGACAAGCAGGTCACCACCCGACTACTGCGAAATGCAGGACTTGCAACGCCCCGTCAGCAGACCGCCGACAGCCCGGCCGCAAACGCCACTTTTCTCAACCAATGTTCCCGCCTGGTGGTCAAACCGGCGCGTGGTGAACAGGGCAAAGGGGTATTCGTCAACCTGGACAGCCCAGCAGCGGTCGAAACCGCGGTGGCGGCAGACCGGGAGCTGTGCGATAAAGTTCTGCTGGAAGAATTTCATCAGGGTGAAGACCTGCGGGTGATCGTCATCGACGGGCAGGTGGTGGCAGCTGCGGTCAGAAGGCCGCCGTTCGTGATCGGAACCGGCCAGCACAGCATCCGCACCCTGATCGAAAAACAAAGCCGGCGGCGCAAAGCCGCCACCCAGGGGGAAAGCAGCATCCCCTTGGACGAGGAAACCGAACGCTGCCTGGCCGATGCCGGTTTCGGGCTCGACGATATCCTGCCGGCGGAAATCCGACTGAAAGTCCGCGGCGCGGCCAATCTGCACACCGGTGGGACCATTCATGACGTCACTGCGGAACTTCATCCGAAGTTGAAAACAGCCGCGGAAACAGCGGCAGCCGCCCTGCAGATCCCGGTCGTCGGCCTCGACTTTATTGTTCCCGACGTGAGCGGGCCTGAATATGTCATCATCGAAGCCAATGAACGGCCCGGCCTGGCGAATCACGAACCGCAACCAACCGCCGAACGGTTTGTCGATCTGCTTTTTCCTCAGACCAGTATTAGGCCGGGCAGTGGAGATCCCTGA
- the phnD gene encoding phosphate/phosphite/phosphonate ABC transporter substrate-binding protein, whose protein sequence is MEGFNLSTAGKKLFGALFTLFLVLHTTAAAGKGPLTLGIHPFQSARILQRQFSPLVEYLSLRLDHPVELRIGSSYREHVESVGRDLVDIAYLGPLGYIEMVDRYGPKPLIAGQETNGSPISNSVIFTRINSGIASLTALEGQPFAFVNRHSTMGYLLPAFVLSQHNPTLLTQHRYQFLNTHENVVLGVLSGDFIAGAVKETVFNNYKQHGLKELARSPASAEHLFVARNGLSRAELGALRRAFFDLRSLPEGTVIMQAITPTISAFVPIKDSAYNPLRQVLHNLAEKGLLDE, encoded by the coding sequence ATGGAAGGTTTCAATCTTTCAACCGCGGGGAAAAAACTTTTCGGGGCCCTCTTTACCCTTTTTCTTGTTCTGCATACCACTGCGGCGGCGGGAAAAGGTCCTCTGACCCTTGGAATCCACCCATTTCAATCCGCTAGAATCCTCCAGCGACAGTTTTCACCCCTGGTTGAATATTTAAGTCTTCGCCTTGACCACCCTGTCGAGTTGCGCATTGGCAGCAGCTACCGGGAACATGTCGAATCCGTTGGCCGGGATCTGGTTGATATCGCCTATCTCGGCCCCCTCGGCTATATCGAAATGGTTGATAGATACGGCCCCAAGCCGCTGATTGCCGGCCAGGAAACTAATGGAAGTCCTATTTCCAACAGCGTTATTTTTACCCGGATCAATAGTGGCATTGCGTCCCTGACCGCTCTTGAAGGCCAACCTTTCGCTTTTGTTAATCGCCATTCCACGATGGGCTATCTGTTGCCGGCGTTTGTTTTAAGTCAACACAACCCGACGCTGCTGACCCAACACCGCTACCAATTTTTAAACACCCATGAGAATGTCGTCCTCGGCGTTCTCAGCGGGGATTTTATTGCTGGCGCTGTGAAAGAAACCGTTTTCAACAACTACAAACAGCACGGGCTGAAAGAACTGGCCCGCTCACCGGCATCGGCCGAGCATCTGTTTGTCGCCCGCAACGGGCTGTCCAGAGCCGAACTGGGTGCATTACGACGTGCCTTCTTCGACCTGCGATCCCTGCCGGAAGGAACGGTCATCATGCAGGCCATCACACCGACCATCTCGGCGTTTGTGCCGATTAAGGACTCTGCTTACAATCCTCTGCGCCAAGTTCTCCACAACCTTGCCGAAAAAGGCCTCCTTGATGAATGA
- a CDS encoding N-acetylglutaminylglutamine amidotransferase has product MCGICGEIRYDNSSVDPMALAAMAGEMVARGPDASGYSMQDRVGFGHRRLKIIDLSAKAQQPMVDAELGLTIVYNGAIYNYPELRQILQQQGYRFFSTGDTEVILKAYHAWGPRCVERFNGMFAFAIWERDSGKLVLARDRLGIKPLYLARRANGLRFSSSLPALLKAGDIDTDINPAALHHYLSFHSVVPPGHTILKGVDKLPPATILEIEPDGTTRQECYWQPRFERTAEDEQRSFEEWQERVLDQLRLAVQRRLVADVPVGALLSGGLDSSLIVGLLAEAGQQNLKTYSVGFEKVGAEEGDEFKYSDIVAAEYGTDHHQIFVDSERLLPALDNAVKAMNEPMVSHDAVGFFLLSQEVAKDVKVVQSGQGADEVFAGYHWYPPLMETEDSLGEYRRAFFDRDHAEVLETIHPRLHGPDVSSAFVANHFARAGASDPIDQALRLDTTVMLVDDPVKRVDNMTMAWSLEARVPFLDHELVELAARIPGRFKTGGGGKYVLKEAARKVIPAAVIDRPKGYFPVPALKYLRGAYLERVRDILNQPAARQRGLFQPAYLEKLFADPEAHITPLRGSKLWQLALLEYWLQTHNI; this is encoded by the coding sequence ATGTGTGGAATCTGTGGTGAAATCCGCTACGACAACAGCAGCGTCGACCCCATGGCTCTGGCCGCCATGGCAGGGGAGATGGTGGCGCGTGGACCCGATGCGAGCGGCTACTCCATGCAGGACCGGGTCGGCTTCGGGCATCGCCGACTGAAAATCATCGATCTCTCTGCCAAAGCCCAGCAACCCATGGTCGATGCCGAACTCGGCCTGACCATTGTCTACAACGGCGCGATCTACAATTACCCCGAATTACGGCAGATCCTGCAGCAGCAAGGGTACCGCTTTTTCTCCACCGGCGACACCGAGGTTATTCTCAAAGCCTATCATGCCTGGGGACCACGCTGCGTCGAGCGGTTCAACGGGATGTTCGCCTTTGCCATCTGGGAACGGGACAGCGGCAAGCTGGTCCTGGCTCGCGACCGCCTCGGTATCAAACCCCTTTACCTGGCGCGCCGGGCCAACGGGCTGCGCTTCTCTTCCAGCCTGCCCGCGCTGCTCAAAGCCGGCGATATCGATACCGACATCAACCCGGCCGCCCTGCACCATTATCTCAGCTTTCACTCGGTGGTTCCGCCCGGGCACACGATCCTCAAGGGGGTCGACAAACTGCCACCGGCCACGATTCTTGAAATTGAGCCGGACGGTACCACCCGTCAGGAATGCTACTGGCAACCCCGTTTTGAAAGAACCGCTGAAGACGAGCAGCGCTCCTTCGAAGAGTGGCAGGAACGGGTCCTTGACCAGCTGCGCCTGGCCGTGCAACGCCGCCTGGTCGCCGATGTCCCGGTCGGCGCACTGCTTTCTGGTGGCCTTGATTCAAGCCTGATTGTCGGGTTGCTTGCAGAAGCCGGCCAACAGAATTTGAAAACCTATTCGGTCGGCTTTGAAAAGGTCGGTGCCGAAGAAGGGGACGAGTTCAAATATTCCGATATCGTCGCCGCCGAGTACGGCACCGATCATCATCAGATCTTCGTCGACAGCGAACGCCTGCTGCCGGCCCTCGACAACGCGGTCAAAGCCATGAACGAACCGATGGTCAGCCATGATGCGGTGGGTTTTTTTCTACTCTCGCAAGAGGTTGCCAAAGACGTCAAGGTGGTCCAGAGCGGCCAGGGCGCGGACGAGGTCTTTGCCGGCTACCACTGGTATCCGCCGCTGATGGAGACCGAAGATTCTCTCGGCGAATATCGTCGGGCGTTCTTCGACCGCGACCACGCCGAGGTACTGGAGACCATCCACCCCCGGCTGCACGGCCCGGATGTCAGTTCGGCCTTTGTTGCCAACCACTTTGCCCGGGCCGGGGCAAGCGATCCCATCGATCAGGCCCTGCGCCTCGACACCACGGTGATGCTGGTCGATGATCCGGTCAAGCGGGTTGACAACATGACCATGGCCTGGAGCCTGGAGGCCCGGGTTCCGTTTCTCGATCACGAACTGGTGGAACTGGCGGCGCGCATCCCCGGTCGTTTCAAAACCGGCGGGGGCGGGAAATATGTCCTCAAGGAAGCGGCCCGCAAGGTCATCCCGGCTGCGGTCATCGACCGTCCCAAAGGCTATTTCCCGGTGCCGGCTCTCAAATACCTGCGCGGCGCCTATCTGGAGCGGGTTCGCGATATCCTGAACCAGCCGGCAGCCCGCCAGCGGGGACTGTTCCAGCCGGCCTATCTGGAAAAGCTGTTCGCAGACCCGGAAGCCCATATCACTCCACTGCGCGGTTCCAAACTGTGGCAGCTGGCCTTGCTGGAATACTGGTTACAGACGCACAATATCTGA